In Oncorhynchus masou masou isolate Uvic2021 chromosome 28, UVic_Omas_1.1, whole genome shotgun sequence, the DNA window tgacagacagacacacacacagacctgacacacagacatgtgacacagtcagaaaaaaatgtatcacAATAATGATACCTGTATGTCATCATCCCCAGGGTGTAACATACTGGATATTGCAGATAGATATGCCATGAACAGAGCTGACAATTCCTCACTCCAGATTTCAGAAAGGCATGTCTGTTCTACATATTTCTATCTGGGCTATCATCCCTTGAGTTCTCAAGCTCTCTTTTCACAGGTAGCCCCTCTTCCAGACAGTGACAGGGTTGAGAGTGGCGTTTTTGTCCCAGATTGTGTGGCTTTGTGAATCTGTTCTTCATGAGGAAGTCTGTTGAATAGTGGGCGTGGAGTGCGTATTGTAGAGGCTCGGCAGTCAGTCATTAAATGACTGATTCTACATGATAAGGTGTAGCATGACatactacagtacccataatggtaataatttggtgggtgcttatatttgtcctatttcatttgtttttttgCAGATCCCAACTCTCCCTGGGACACCCccagagagtggggtcacagccagggtctgccgTTATCAACAGCAACCCTGGAGTAATTAGGGTTGCTCCTTTTtcaagggcacgtcgacagattGACACCttggtcagctcggggattcaaacaagcaacctggcccaacgctctaacttgCTGCCTGTGTCCCATCGCCTTATCAATACATGAATGTGTGAAGTCTGAAGCTATGTTTCCCTATAGTTATGGTGTCGTGGTTTTGTCACTGGTCCCTAATAATAGATTGTCAGGTCATTTTGCTTCAGCAATGTATAGTCCGTACCGGGACCTCTAAACCAGTCTGTTCCGGTCGTACCACCATAGCAACATCCTGCACTAGTCCTTTCCAGCTGCATCGTCATATCAACTTGCTACACCACTCATTTCCAGCTGTATCGCCATAGCAACCCACTACACCAGTTCATCCAGCAGTGTGCCCAGGCTGTGGCGTTGTTCAGGTGGCCCAGCGATGTGCCTGTTACACATGGGACACACACAGCGCACCTCCAGCCACTTCACCAGGCATCTGCAGGGGCAAGCAACAAGTCAGTacaacacatacatacagtaccagtcaaaagtttggacacacctactcattcaaggtttttttttattttgactattttctacattgtagaataatagtgaagacatcaaaactattaaattacacatggaatcatgtagtaagcaaaaaagtgttaaacaaatacagtatatattttatattattcaaagtagccaccctttgccttgatgacagctttgcacacacttggcattctctcaaccagcttcatgaggtagtctcctggaacgcatttcaattaacgggtttgccttgttaaaagttcatttgtggaatttctttccttaatgtgtttgagccaatcagttgtgttgtaacaaggtaagGGGGTttatagaagatagccctatttggtaaaagatcaagtccatattatgtcaagatcagctcaaataagcaaagagaaacgacagtccatcattgctttaagacatgaaggtaagtcaatacggaacatttcaaaaactttgaacatttcttaaagtgcagtcgcaaaaaccatcaagagctatgatgaaactggctctcatgaggaccaccacaggaaaggaagacccagagttacctctgctgcagagaataagttcattagagttaccagtctcagaaattgcagcccaattaCATGGACAtttgactggtggaaatctgtcctttggtctgatgagtccaaattttagatttttggttccaaccgccgtgtctttgtgaacgtagagtaggtgaacggataatctctgcctgtgtgtttcccacagtgaagcatggaggaggtgatggtgtgggggtgctttgctggtgacactgatttatttagaataaggcacacttaaccagcatggctaccacagcatcatgcagtgatacgccatcccatctggtttgggcttagtgggactatcatttgtttttcaacaggacaatgacccaacacacctccagactgtgtaagggctatttgaccgtGATGGAGTGCTagatcagatgacctggcctccacaatcatctgacctcaacccaattgagatgttttgggatgagttggaacgcagagggaaggaaaagcagccaaaaagtgctcagcatatgatggaacttcttcaagactattggaaaagcattccaggtgaagatggttgagagcatgccaagagtgtgcaaagctccaatcaaggcaaaaggtggctattttgaagaatctaaaatatatagatgtgttatttcatagttttgatgtcttcattattattctacaatgtagaaaatagtaaaaataaagaaaaacccttgaatgactgggtactggtactgggtacgcgcacacacacacacacctagcaatTTCACCAGGCACCTGTAGGACAAGAAACACCCcagtaacacacacgcacataattTATATCTGCTTAGTGTGTGGTGAGGTGACACTTGCCTCCGGTGAAAGGCATGTTGGCATGGCAACACTCCTAGCTCATCTTTCACTCTGAAGTCCTCCAAGCACACTGCACATGTCTGCTGTGattgagagaaggggagggagagcaatggggggagagaaaaataaaccaggagatgagagagagcgagacagggagagagagagactaaacagGTGACAGAACTAACCCCGTGTAGATTGAGTTTCTTTGTATCCCCTTTGAACACCACCTGTGAAAAAGCATAATTGATTAGAGCTAGAATTGAGAGAAACATAGAATGAAACACATTTTTAG includes these proteins:
- the LOC135518212 gene encoding RING finger protein 122 isoform X1 codes for the protein MSTVAFQNLPLNIYMVIFGTGVFVFVLSLIFCCYFISKLRHQAQRERFGYKAVVFKGDTKKLNLHGQTCAVCLEDFRVKDELGVLPCQHAFHRRCLVKWLEVRCVCPMCNRHIAGPPEQRHSLGTLLDELV
- the LOC135518212 gene encoding RING finger protein 122 isoform X2, which encodes MSTVAFQNLPLNIYMVIFGTGVFVFVLSLIFCCYFISKLRHQAQRERFGYKAVVFKGDTKKLNLHGTCAVCLEDFRVKDELGVLPCQHAFHRRCLVKWLEVRCVCPMCNRHIAGPPEQRHSLGTLLDELV